One stretch of Halichoerus grypus chromosome 8, mHalGry1.hap1.1, whole genome shotgun sequence DNA includes these proteins:
- the CCDC32 gene encoding coiled-coil domain-containing protein 32 yields MKMFESIDSTTTRPGPDLWAEICSCLPNPDQEDGANNAFSDSFMDSYPAGTGQREAPEFAVPPATKPWAPLQDSEVYLASLEKKLRRIKGLNQEVTSKDMLRTLAQAKKECWDRFLQEKLASEFFVDGLDSDESTLEHFKRWLQPDKVAISTEEVQYLIPPESQVEKPAAGDKPAAAEQ; encoded by the exons atgaaaatgtttgagaGCATTGACTCAACAACCACAAGACCTGGCCCTGATCTTTGGGCTGAAATCTGCTCCTGTCTACCAAATCCTGATCAGGAAGATGGTGCCAACAATGCCTTCTCAGACTCCTTTATGGATTCTTACCCTGCGGGCACAGGCCAGAGGGAGGCCCCAGAGTTTGCTGTTCCGCCAGCTACAAAGCCTTGGGCTCCCTTGCAGGATTCAGAAGTGTATTTAGCATCTCTAG AAAAGAAGCTAAGAAGAATCAAAGGTTTAAATCAGGAAGTGACTTCCAAGGACATGCTTCGAACCTTGGCCCAAGCCAAGAAGGAGTGCTGGGATCGGTTCCTCCAGGAGAAGTTAGCATCAGAGTTCTTTGTGGATGGACTTGATTCTGATGAGAG CACCTTGGAACATTTCAAGAGGTGGCTCCAGCCAGATAAAGTAGCCATCAGTACAGAGGAGGTCCAGTATCTGATTCCTCCAGAGTCCCAGGTTGAGAAGCCAGCAGCCGGGGACAAGCCAGCGGCAGCAGAACaataa